The genomic segment GAGAAGTGAAACATTGTAGATTGTCTATGGGAACGTATCTTATCATAAACAGCAAACATCACGGAGAATATCGGGGTACATCTCTTGTAGTAAAGCAATCGTTGTTGGAATCAAACATGAAAAGGTATACCATTTACATGCTACTTCAGAATGCACGGATGGTACCTCAAGCCCCGTAAGCGCATATATGGAATCAAATGAAGCTATGTGCCTCCCATTTACTCTTTCGAGGAAGACAGGCTCATAACCCATTCCACCATATTTACATCACACCTTTGTCCTTGAAGTACAAAAGGATGGTTCCGGAGCTCCATAGGGGTGGGCCGCTTGACCGGATCTTTACACAAGCATACTGTCACAAAATTGATCATATCAGGCGGGAAGTCTGCATCTGGATTCAGTTTGGGTGGAGGCTCATGCACAATATGCTGCAGTAGTTCGAGAATAGAAAGAGAACGCACATCCTGTACGCCTCTAGGAGCAGCATGTGTAGTGGCATCAGGATCATCTTCCGTTTCAATGGCAAATGGGAAGCAACCATGCGCAATTTCAATAACAGTGACACCCAGGGACCATACATCGGACTTTATGCTGTATTGGTCACCTTGGATCCGCTCAGGACTCATGTAAGTGCTCGTCCCAACAAATGTGTCTGCCATGCTATTAATGAGCTCACCAGATACACCAAAATCACAAAGCTTGATTTGGCCTTGACGGTTCACCAGGATATTGCTTGGCTTTACATCACGATGGATGATCCGGAATTTTTCATATAGGTATGAAaggccatggacgacgGTGTATACAATTTTTCCGCAGATATTCACGTCAATGGGGCCGTGCTTTTGATAGATGGTATCCAGTGATCCCATATCCATGTATTCCATGCACATGAAAATATGAACATCActgagcgaggcgccatAGAACCCAACGATGTATTCAGAGCGACATTCGTGGAGAATCTGGAGCTCACGCAGAATTTGCTTACGCACTTCTGGTTTCGCATCAATAAAGTTGACTTTTTTCGCCATCAATATGCCAGTGGGTATATGCAGTACCTTGGTCACCGTGCCCCCATTTCCAGCACCCAGATCTGCCAAAGTGCGAAGATTAGACGCACTGAGATCCAGGCGGGGCAGTTGACCTGGACCAAGATCCAGGTTGTTCATTCGCTGGGTTACAGCATCGTGTGAATGAGGCAAGGAAGAAGTAGAGGAACTCAATCCACCGACGTTACCCGGAGAAGTAGTGGCCTCTTCTAGGGACGATCTAGAGCGCTGCTCGGAAGGAGTATGCAATGAGCAGGAGCTGCCATCAGATTGTATAAATCGTGCGaaaggcgcagctcgctcATCAGGTGGTGGTGGCTCTGGAGGCTGGGTGTCCTTTAGCAACAGGCCCTTGAAATTGCGGTTTCTCCGATGAAGCATAGACGGCATTGTAAAAAATGCGTCCTTTCAAGCTGGGTATGGGGTCAACGCTTGGTAAGGGTGCTAATGCCTGGTGTGATGGGATACAGAAGCAGGTCTGCGAACCAGGCCGCACACTGGACCAGCGGCAAGAGACAACCGATCCCCTATGTGCTTAGTCATTGATTCACACACGGCATTGCGTCATATGAACTGTCGACGTGTAGCGAGCCACATATGCCAAGGCAAGAGCCAATCACGTCGTGATAATCGACTATCATAAGGGTCAAAGTCAACCACCTCCAGTTTTTCCAAGAATCGACGCGTCTGGATCTAAACGGCGGTCATGTCAGTACGCAGCTTAGCCATAATATACATACCAGCAATAGCATAGGAGCTACAGCCTGAGCTGGCACATGGCCATGCAGCTCATCCCGGATAATGGAGCGAGCTGTGATCAAGTAGTCGTTCGCACGTGTTGCCGTGGCAAACACAGCATCCTTGAGACCATGTGCGTGAGGACCGTGTCGATACACATCCTCCTGTGATACGCCTGCATCCATGATATACTCGAGGGGTAGAGGCAAGgtgggcgtgcgtggcacaCCGCCTGCCTGGCGTGCGTAGCGAGACATGCCACCCCCCGGACCAGCCGTTGGAGATGCAGGAAGGGGTGGGGGGTGGGTGTGACGGGGCAACGAGGCCACAAAAATACCAAGACCCATGGCCTTGCCTAGATGTGAAAAGAGCACATCTACGGTCGACTCGGAGATGCCCTGCAGATTCAAAAGTAAATAGAGTATGCGTGATGACGTGGCCTCGGCATAGGTCTCGAGTTCCTCGAGTGTGGGTGGCGAGAGTGGCTCTGCCAGGTCAGCTTCACGAGCATCGATGATGCGCAGAAAGTGGTCCTTCACGAGGGAGCCATGCTTCATGACCGCGGGGTCCATGACGGCGTCGCAGAGTCCTAACGCAATCGGGTGCTTGGGCGGTCGGTTCGCGTACACTCCCTCTATAGCATCGCGCCACCACTGCATGCGTATGCGCCCAACGAGTTCGTTGCTCACAGCATCTTTGATCGAAGCTAATTCGATGTGAAATGCACGGAGGGCCCAGAAATGCGGCTGTAAGCGCGGCGGGTATGCAACATGAGAAAGGTACGCTGCATAGTCGCGCGTACGCACAGTATCGATCAGCGGCTGGAGATGTGCGCTAGTATGCTGTGCTCGAACGAACTGGTGGGGCGCTGAAGCTGCCCGTCGCAGCATCATGACAACAGCGGCTGGAAAAAAGGGCCCAATTGGGACGCCTCAACGTTGCTTCTCCACAAATGACGGCCGGCACCCAGCAGGTCGACGAAGCACGGAACGTGCGGCGCAAGACAGAAGCTTTGTCCGACAGCGAGCctgacgacgaggaagccgacaaggatgacgaggaagaggctGATGTGCAGAAAAAAGAACAAGCGCggcgtcctgcgccagcCTTCACTCATACGTCGTTCCTTCGGTCCACGTCATCGGACGCATGGTTTCTTTCGAATTCGCACCGCCGCAATTTTGCCAGTCTCAAGTTAGGTCGGGATATTCtgcgcggcacgtccaCGAAACGGATATCCCAGGtcctcggcacgctggaCGTGTCAACTGTGCCTCATTTGGCACACCTGGCGGCCCATCAGACACGTACGCGTGCTGCCCTGCCGGTCTGCACGGCTCACTCACAACGTGCCCATTCCCTGCATCTTCAGCCTGAACGCATTCACATGCTAGTAACTCAGCTCCTTAATGGATGCCAACTCATGCTCTATGGTGTAGGCGATCGCACATCCATCGTACGAGCCGTGCTGGAACATACGgcccagcggcacgccaGTGCGGGTGTGTTAATCCAGGGCGCCGCAGGTCGCGCGCTTACGAGTGACCGCATCATGGATGCCATTGACCGTGCCTTACGAATCTCGACTAGCGCGCATACCTTACGCGAAGATCgcatcgtgcagcgtgtccAGCACTTGTGTCATACGCTTGAAACGCGCACGCAGGGGCCACGCCGACTCGTGCTAGGTTTACTGGCGTTTGACCATGCGCACTTCCACTCTACTACTCGCATGCACACACTCATTCATGCACTCGCACAATGTGAGCGAGTGCATATGGTGGCCAGTGTCTCGCATGTCAACGCAGGCCTTGTGCTGGATTCGAATGCAGGGGCCTTTAGCTTAGGCATCTCTGGCCATGCCGAATATACCCTTCCACGTGTACCGGGCGTCCGGACGCTTCGTGCGCCGTGGCTGTGGCACCATGTCACGACCTATATTCCGCCTatcgccgagctcgtccaAGCACGCGGTACGTCAGCGACCGCCTCATCTAGTGCAGGCCTTGCCGCCCTCAAGCTGCCCTCAGCTGTCGATCTCGCTggcggacgtgcgcgagcggcgcctggagccagcgccgccgtggcTGTAGCCCAACCCATTTCGGAATCGGCCGCGATCCAGGTGCTGCAAACCATTacgtcgcgcgcacgcagtcTCTTTTCGCACCTGGCCTCCATCCAGCTGGTCGCCCAGGCTGACACCACGAGtggtgacgacgatgccatgcCGCCTCGCACGCCCTATGTTGCGCTTATGCGTGAAGCGTTGCGTGAGTTTATTGCGTCCTCTGATGAAGGTGTGCGGCAGTTGCTGGGTGAAATGGTCGATCATGGCTTGGTCATTGTGGTGCGAGGATCGACCACGGTCACGAACAGTCATGCCATTGCTGTGGGTGATGAGCTGTGCATTCCCCTCCCTGTTCCAGCCCTGGAGCAAGTGCTCGCTCACATTGCCTAGTGTGTCCAGCAATGGCGGTTGTTGTATTCTATAAAAGGGAAGGGGAGAATCTAAATGGCAAGATACAATGGTTCCATACGACAAGGAAAGAGTAGGCTTCCATGGCACGGCCGGCACGATATGCTGCCCCGTTGCGGGCCATCAGCTGTGCGTCCACCATTCGTGCACCTTATGCAAGCACTGCTTCACCGATTCCATAGACTCGGTGCACTTGCGTGCAGTCAACCAGTACGTCTCCAGCTGACCACGCGTCACTGAGCGCGCCCAAGTAGATTCTCCCCTACCTAAAAAAACAGGTAGGTCACGGCAAACACACCCACGGCAATGGCTGCGACAATGTGGACGGGCACGCCTGAGCTGGTAACCGTGGCCGTGGACTTGGAGACGCCGGCGTTGCTCTGGGCCGCCACCTGGGCACGCAGACGAAGCACCTCTgcctcgagctcctgcGTCGAGCGAGGCAATGGCGCCGCAGCGGGCGATGCAGCGGCTGCCGACTTGTCCGCAGCCATGGCCGCAGCGGGCTTCTGCTGGGAGGCTGAGAAGGgatacgacgacgacgacgtggaGCTGGTGTACTTCTGCGCGAGGTCCGGGTTGTTCAGCGACGCAATCGAGATCGGCGGTTCCGCACCAGTGCTGCGCGAGCCAAGGTagccagcgccagcgcccaGCTCGCCTAGACCAGGGCCAGAGGGCACGCCAGCCGAGGCGTACGAGGGCGCACCTGTACCCATGCCACTGACATTGGACAGGTCCTCGTTCTCCTCCGGCACCGTTTCGCTGCTGGGTGGCAGGTACACGCAGCGGATCTTGTGCTCAGCAATCGCATCCTTCTGCGTCTCCTGCTGGACCCAGAAGTCGGCAATAGGGATCGTCTCCTTTTCAGGCGTGATAATGGCGCTCTGAATCAAAAACTTGTCGCGGCACTTGGCCGACATCGGCGGCTCCTCCTTCAAAGGCTGCAGCAGAACTTGCACCTCGACACGTTCGCCTGCCTCCAGACGGCCCGAGTTGGGGCGCACGCAGTACTGCTTTGGCGCGGTCGTCTTCACCTTGAAGGCGACAGGTTGCGAGTTTGAGTTCGTCAGGAACAGCGAGCGCTTCACAACTTGCGTGAGCGGGCGCGGAAAGCCGAGCTGTGCGCTGGGACTAATTTCGACAGACATGTTGTCGTGCTGTTCGGTGAGAGGTCGACGGCAAGCGACACTCGAGCGCTTCAAGGCCCGTAGAATTTTCTCCCACCCACTTGGTCTGGCTTCTCGGCCGGCGACATGGCTTCACATGCCACGCCGCCCATGTACCAATCGTATCCATGCGCGTCGACCCCAACGGTGAATACGCCACGTGGTTTTAGGCTTGAGAAGCGGCCGTGGATCTCCACAACCTCCACCATTTCGGGGGGCCTGTCGGCAGTGGGGTTGGCGGACGTGTACGCCATCACagagcgcgacgatggTTCAAGCATCGCCCTTCCTCCAGCGTATCGCGgtgcgacgcacgcatgAACCAGGGGTATTTGAAGGAATGCTTCCGCCGCTAAGCATGGGAAATGTGCGCCCTATTGCGTACGGTGGCTTTGCTATCGCCACAGCCATTGTGGCCGCAGGACATACGATTCCTACACACACGCGCTTTGTTCCTTACTCCATACTAGGCCACTTTCTCGGTCCCGGATCCATCGATGTGCCCTTCGTGTGTCAAGTGTCGAGTATCCGTGATACGCGCACATTCGTGACACGCAGTGTCATTGTGAAGCAGCGTGTCCGAGGCAAGCACGGCGAGGCCCAACTCCGTAATGTGCTATCGATTACACTCGATATGATTGCGTCGCCCAGATCCGAACCTGCTTACATGGAGGAGGCCAAGAagcaccatgtcgacgtgTCGTGTGTCGGATCCCTACTGAGATACGATCCCGCTCCGTCGTGGAAGATTGACGAGCCTAATGAACACAGCGAGACACCCGATACCTACTTTTCGCGCCGTCTTCAAGAGGGCACGCTTGACAAACAGAGCATGGCCATATACAACAAGATCATCGGCCTATGGCATCAGATCTTTGATACGGTGCCTGTGCCTAGCAGCATGATGCTCCAGAACCTTTTGGGCATGGTAAAAATTCCAACGTCACAAGACCACCTCACGATCACGGATCGCCGCTCTTTCGACTGGATGCGTATACATGATGCCCTCCCATGTGCCACGGGGACCGAACCGGCGCACGGCACAAGCGAGACCAAAGACATGCTGCCCATCTCGCCCGTCATGGCTCACGCCGCTACGATGGCCTTTGCTTTAGAcggcgccttggccttTGCACCTCTGTCCCTGGGAAAGAAGAGCATGCTGGATGCCTCTGCGGCCTCGACGCTCGATTTTGCCACGCGCTTCCACTCggatgtgctggacatGAATCAGTACCTGCTGCGTGAGATCCGACCTATCCAGGCTGGTTGGCAGCGCACGTACAGTGAAGCGCGTTTGTTTGACACAAACGGCCATCTCGTGGCTACCTGCACACAGCAAGGCGTGCTTCGGCCTGTTCAGGAgggcgccatggccacgccTGCGGATCCACCCCACTATGCCCCCACACCGAAACTGTAGAATAAAGATGTCCACAATCTATTTACGCCCGCCGCTACTCTTCCGTCACGCTCGGCTTAGCATCCTCTGTCTCATCCGCATGCTTGGTTGCCTTGCGCGAGTAGAACTCCTTGATGATCTTGGGACTGATACGGTTGAGCATCTCCTTTGGCATGATACGCAGCAGCGACCAGCCCAAGTCGAGCGAGTCAAAGATCGTGCGTGTTTCGTACGCGCCCTGCGCCACGAACTCTTTCTCGAAGCGCTCCATGAATTCAAGCGTCAGCTTGTCCTCGTTGCTCAGCGCGTCTTCACCGACGACGGCCTTCATCGATGCAGCGTCACGACCCGTGGCATAGGCTGCATACATTTGGTTCGACACGTCGCTGTGATCGACACGCGTGTGTTTGGCACCAATAGCGCTCTTCATCAGACGCGAGAGCGACGGCAGCACGTTGATCGGCGGATACACCTGTCGGTTGTGCAGGTGCCGGTCGACATAGATCTGTCCCTCGGTAATGTAGCCTGTCAAGTCAGGAATCGGGTGTGTCATGTCGTCGTTAGGCATAGTCAAAATAGGGATCTGCGTGATTGAGCCATTGCGGCCTTCCACACGGCCAGCACGTTCGTAGATGGTAGCCAAGTCTGTGTACATGTAACCGGGGTAACCACGACGACCTGGTACTTCCTCACGCGCGGCCGACACTTCACGCAGAGCATCTGCATAGGACGTCATGTCAGTCATGACGACCAGGAcgtgcttctcgagctGGTACGCGAAGTACTCGGCCGTCGTGAGCGCCAGACGCGGCGTGATGATACGCTCGATCGTGGGGTCGTTGGCGAGGTTAAGGAAGAGGGTGACGCGGTCGAGCGAGCCATTCTCTTCAAAGTCTTGCTTAAAGAAGCGAGCCGTTTCCATATTCACACCCATGGCAGCGAACACGATCGTAAAGTTGTCCTCATGGTCGTCGTGCACGCCCTTGGTGGCTTTCTTGACCAGGCCGGCCTGACGACAAATCTGGGCGGCGATTTCATTGTGAGGAAGACCCGAGGCCGAGAAGATAGGGATCTTTTGACCACGAGCAATCGAGTTCATTGTGTCAATCGTGGAGATACCCGTCTGAATCATTTCCTCAGGATATGCGCGTGAGTACGGGTTGATGGGGGAGCCATTGATGTCCAAAAAGTCTTCGGCAAACACACGAGGACCATTATCGACAGGCTTACCCGATCCATTGAACACGCGTCCTAGCATGTCTTCCGACACAGGCAGCTTCATCGACGACTTGGTGAGCTCGATATGGGTGTCCTTCACGTCAATACCTGACGTGCCCTCAAACACCTGCACGATAGCTTTGTTGCCCGACACCTCGAGCACCTGGCCACCTCGACGCGTTCCATCAGGAAGCGTCAAGGACACAATCTCATTGTACGATGGGAACTTGACATTctccagcaccaccagcgGTCTGGCGTCAGTCATGCTACACGTACCCGTTAATAGCGGACACCGTTCGGTAGTCCAGACGTGGGTCCACGCTGTAGTTCTTCACACTGCCAGGTAAGTCGTAGACCATACGTACGCAGCCTTGGCATTGAGCTCAAAGAGCTCCTTGTCAGAGAGCTTAGGGCCCGACATGGTCGTCCGTGGAGGTCAGACCCTATACGCTTGGGCTGCCTcgaccgccgcggcccGTTCCGTGCGTGGTGGACAGGTTAGGTCAGAAATAATTTCCAAAACCCCCAAGGTACACCCCTCGCGTGCCAGCCGCCTGGACTTGGTCATGGGGCTCAGCGCACGGGCATGGATCCCGTTGCTGCATGCGCGGGCCTTTTCGGTATCGCATTGTAGAAGTGCAGAGGTGGCCATAGACTGGAGCGACGATcgtgcgaggcgcgcatggaTCGCTTCGTTTCGGGAGCAGCCACTCGATCCTTGTAGGTATGAAATTCGCTGACCCAGCCCACGTCCACATTCATTTTGCACGAAGCTCCGGCCCCGGTGGCCAAAATGTCAACAAGCGTACGTATGCTACCACTTATGCAGTCAATACCAAGGTCTATGCGCGCTTGGAGCTTGGTCCCCGCGCGCCCCGCGTCATGCCACCTGCTCTGGTTCGTGAATTGGCCAAGCGCTCGGTAGGTGCATCGTTTCTCACAGTGCCAGCCTATGTACATACAATCTACACATTCACTCCAAGTATCGAGTGAGCGGCATCGTACACAGTCGCAGAACATCCAGGATGCTCTGGGCAAGGTATGTATACATGTACTTACGCAGATACACGCGGAAATTGTACGTCTCGCATCAGAAGGACTGCGCGGGGAGACTTCGCctgagcagcgccgacgagTGGAAGCACTAGCCAAGCGTGAGCGCGATCGCATGCGCAAAGCGAAGCAGATGCGCAGTTTCACCAAGAGCGGACGGCGTGCTAAGGAGTAGCCAAACGCTTCTCACGCAGAGCACGAGCAACACGCAGGCGAAGCATGCGTCCGAACTCGCCAAGATGCGTGCCTTTTGTGCGAGCTAGGTACTGGTCAAACCCGCCATGCTTCTTTATGGATCGCATGGCCGAcgtcgccacgcgcgtTTTAATGCTTTCCTGTAGTGTCTCGCTCCAGAGTGTAGCACGTTGGATATTTGGTATCCACCTTCGTGGTGTCTTGTGCCGGGACTTGGGGATACTGTTGCCAAATTGAATGATGCGGCCGTCGTATAGACCTCGCTGTGCCCGCTTGAATGTTTGgccagcatgcgctgccaTCACCTCTGTTGggcgcgacgccatcgacgaaCGCGCATCTGTGCGTCCCGAGCGTCCGGCACCAGATCCACGCACACCGCGGTACGTCGTACGCGACCACCGCACCAGCGACGCAAACATCTTGCCCAAGGACAAGGCACTGGACCAGGCAGGACGCTGCCTTCTTCGacacatcacgtgatagaGAGAGAAAAAAGGTGGCTTCCTAGCTGCCCGGGCGGCCCACGACCACGACGATGCTCCGTCGTcaagcgcgcgagcgccgcgaatATGTGTACAAAAAGGCACTAGAGTCCAAGCAGCGGCAACTGTATGAGCGAAAGCAAAAGATTCGCGAAGCGCTTGCGAGTGGCAAACCATTGCCACCtgagctgcgcggcgcggaGGCCGAGGAACTCGCTAGGAACCTGTCGctcgatgcggcgcaggccgagcCGATGACATCCATTGACGACGAGTACTCGCGTGCTGGACAGTATGATCCACGCATACTCATTACAACGTCGCGCAGCCCCTCGTCACGGCTCTCGCAATTCGCTAAAGAGCTGCGGCTGGTGTTTCCCAACTCGACACGGCTGAATCGTGGTGGATATACCATGCCTGAGCTCGCAGCGGCAGCCCGAGCGAACGGTATGACGGACATGATTGTGGTGCACGAGCACCGAGGTGTACCAGATGCGATGGTCGTCTCTCATTTCCCGCATGGTCCCACCGTCATGTTTACGCTGCACAATGTGACCCTGCGTCACGAGGTGGCAAGTCACGCAAACTCGACCGTAAGTGAACAATACCCCCACCTGATCTTTGACGGCTTTGGTGGCCGGCTTGGCGAGCGTGTCAAgagcgcgctgcgcttCCTTTTTCCCGTGCCAAAAgacgatgcacgccgcgtCATGACGTTTGCCAACCGCAACGATTTTATTAGTTTCCGGCACCATGTGTTCATTGCGACGCACCGCGACGTTCACCTGGCCGAAGTCGGGCCGCGCTTTGATCTGCGCCCGTACGAGATC from the Malassezia restricta chromosome II, complete sequence genome contains:
- a CDS encoding origin recognition complex subunit 2; translated protein: MTAGTQQVDEARNVRRKTEALSDSEPDDEEADKDDEEEADVQKKEQARRPAPAFTHTSFLRSTSSDAWFLSNSHRRNFASLKLGRDILRGTSTKRISQVLGTLDVSTVPHLAHLAAHQTRTRAALPVCTAHSQRAHSLHLQPERIHMLVTQLLNGCQLMLYGVGDRTSIVRAVLEHTAQRHASAGVLIQGAAGRALTSDRIMDAIDRALRISTSAHTLREDRIVQRVQHLCHTLETRTQGPRRLVLGLLAFDHAHFHSTTRMHTLIHALAQCERVHMVASVSHVNAGLVLDSNAGAFSLGISGHAEYTLPRVPGVRTLRAPWLWHHVTTYIPPIAELVQARGTSATASSSAGLAALKLPSAVDLAGGRARAAPGASAAVAVAQPISESAAIQVLQTITSRARSLFSHLASIQLVAQADTTSGDDDAMPPRTPYVALMREALREFIASSDEGVRQLLGEMVDHGLVIVVRGSTTVTNSHAIAVGDELCIPLPVPALEQVLAHIA
- a CDS encoding V-type H+-transporting ATPase subunit B: MSGPKLSDKELFELNAKAAVKNYSVDPRLDYRTVSAINGPLVVLENVKFPSYNEIVSLTLPDGTRRGGQVLEVSGNKAIVQVFEGTSGIDVKDTHIELTKSSMKLPVSEDMLGRVFNGSGKPVDNGPRVFAEDFLDINGSPINPYSRAYPEEMIQTGISTIDTMNSIARGQKIPIFSASGLPHNEIAAQICRQAGLVKKATKGVHDDHEDNFTIVFAAMGVNMETARFFKQDFEENGSLDRVTLFLNLANDPTIERIITPRLALTTAEYFAYQLEKHVLVVMTDMTSYADALREVSAAREEVPGRRGYPGYMYTDLATIYERAGRVEGRNGSITQIPILTMPNDDMTHPIPDLTGYITEGQIYVDRHLHNRQVYPPINVLPSLSRLMKSAIGAKHTRVDHSDVSNQMYAAYATGRDAASMKAVVGEDALSNEDKLTLEFMERFEKEFVAQGAYETRTIFDSLDLGWSLLRIMPKEMLNRISPKIIKEFYSRKATKHADETEDAKPSVTEE
- a CDS encoding large subunit ribosomal protein L28, with amino-acid sequence MFASLVRWSRTTYRGVRGSGAGRSGRTDARSSMASRPTEVMAAHAGQTFKRAQRGLYDGRIIQFGNSIPKSRHKTPRRWIPNIQRATLWSETLQESIKTRVATSAMRSIKKHGGFDQYLARTKGTHLGEFGRMLRLRVARALREKRLATP
- a CDS encoding peptidyl-tRNA hydrolase ICT1; protein product: MGLSARAWIPLLHARAFSVSHCRSAEVAIDWSDDRARRAWIASFREQPLDPSHVHIHFARSSGPGGQNVNKLNTKVYARLELGPRAPRVMPPALVRELAKRSPMYIQSTHSLQVSSERHRTQSQNIQDALGKIHAEIVRLASEGLRGETSPEQRRRVEALAKRERDRMRKAKQMRSFTKSGRRAKE
- a CDS encoding U3 small nucleolar ribonucleoprotein IMP4; the protein is MLRRQARERREYVYKKALESKQRQLYERKQKIREALASGKPLPPELRGAEAEELARNLSLDAAQAEPMTSIDDEYSRAGQYDPRILITTSRSPSSRLSQFAKELRLVFPNSTRLNRGGYTMPELAAAARANGMTDMIVVHEHRGVPDAMVVSHFPHGPTVMFTLHNVTLRHEVASHANSTVSEQYPHLIFDGFGGRLGERVKSALRFLFPVPKDDARRVMTFANRNDFISFRHHVFIATHRDVHLAEVGPRFDLRPYEIRLGTLEQGEADVEWVLRPYMNTTRKRSQLAE
- a CDS encoding Integral ER membrane protein, producing the protein MSVEISPSAQLGFPRPLTQVVKRSLFLTNSNSQPVAFKVKTTAPKQYCVRPNSGRLEAGERVEVQVLLQPLKEEPPMSAKCRDKFLIQSAIITPEKETIPIADFWVQQETQKDAIAEHKIRCVYLPPSSETVPEENEDLSNVSGMGTGAPSYASAGVPSGPGLGELGAGAGYLGSRSTGAEPPISIASLNNPDLAQKYTSSTSSSSYPFSASQQKPAAAMAADKSAAAASPAAAPLPRSTQELEAEVLRLRAQVAAQSNAGVSKSTATVTSSGVPVHIVAAIAVGVFAVTYLFF
- a CDS encoding NADH dehydrogenase (ubiquinone) 1 alpha subcomplex subunit 6 → MMLRRAASAPHQFVRAQHTSAHLQPLIDTVRTRDYAAYLSHVAYPPRLQPHFWALRAFHIELASIKDAVSNELVGRIRMQWWRDAIEGVYANRPPKHPIALGLCDAVMDPAVMKHGSLVKDHFLRIIDAREADLAEPLSPPTLEELETYAEATSSRILYLLLNLQGISESTVDVLFSHLGKAMGLGIFVASLPRHTHPPPLPASPTAGPGGGMSRYARQAGGVPRTPTLPLPLEYIMDAGVSQEDVYRHGPHAHGLKDAVFATATRANDYLITARSIIRDELHGHVPAQAVAPMLLLIQTRRFLEKLEVVDFDPYDSRLSRRDWLLPWHMWLATRRQFI
- a CDS encoding mitogen-activated protein kinase kinase yields the protein MPSMLHRRNRNFKGLLLKDTQPPEPPPPDERAAPFARFIQSDGSSCSLHTPSEQRSRSSLEEATTSPGNVGGLSSSTSSLPHSHDAVTQRMNNLDLGPGQLPRLDLSASNLRTLADLGAGNGGTVTKVLHIPTGILMAKKVNFIDAKPEVRKQILRELQILHECRSEYIVGFYGASLSDVHIFMCMEYMDMGSLDTIYQKHGPIDVNICGKIVYTVVHGLSYLYEKFRIIHRDVKPSNILVNRQGQIKLCDFGVSGELINSMADTFVGTSTYMSPERIQGDQYSIKSDVWSLGVTVIEIAHGCFPFAIETEDDPDATTHAAPRGVQDVRSLSILELLQHIVHEPPPKLNPDADFPPDMINFVTVCLCKDPVKRPTPMELRNHPFVLQGQRCDVNMVEWVMSLSSSKE